A part of Peptococcaceae bacterium genomic DNA contains:
- a CDS encoding spore maturation protein, with protein sequence MGSVFREVSLWAVPAFLFLVPVYAFFRGVRVYEAFIRGAEEGFGIAVRIIPYLVAMMMAVSIFRQAGAMDLLSHVLGPVFRAARIPAEVVPLALMRPFSGGGALGVAAELINSYGPDSLIGRMASTMQGSTDTTFFVLTVYFGSVGIKQYRYSLAVGLIADLTTFLASVYIVNTVFG encoded by the coding sequence ATGGGCAGTGTCTTTCGTGAAGTCTCGCTCTGGGCTGTCCCGGCCTTTTTGTTCCTTGTTCCTGTTTATGCTTTTTTCCGGGGGGTGAGGGTGTACGAAGCCTTTATCCGGGGCGCCGAGGAAGGGTTTGGCATTGCAGTGCGCATCATACCTTACCTTGTAGCCATGATGATGGCTGTCAGTATTTTTCGACAGGCCGGTGCAATGGATTTGTTGAGCCATGTCCTGGGGCCCGTTTTTAGAGCAGCCCGCATTCCGGCAGAAGTGGTTCCGCTGGCCCTGATGCGCCCGTTTTCAGGCGGCGGCGCGCTGGGTGTGGCTGCCGAGCTCATTAACTCTTACGGCCCCGATTCCCTGATCGGGAGAATGGCCTCGACTATGCAGGGAAGCACTGACACCACGTTCTTTGTCCTGACCGTATACTTTGGTTCCGTGGGTATAAAGCAGTACCGCTATTCTTTGGCCGTCGGGCTGATTGCCGATTTGACGACTTTTCTAGCCTCGGTGTACATTGTCAATACTGTGTTCGGTTAA
- a CDS encoding spore maturation protein, with the protein MINLIWAAMILSGIIMAAVKGKPEVITQSAFQSAQAAVKYSLELAGIMSFWLGMMRIAEEAGLVAAFARVLRPLMRLLFPSVPPQHPAVGAMVMNLSANILGLGNAATPFGLKAMQELQSINPAKERASPAMCTFLAINTACITLMPTMIIGIRAAAGSADPTEIVGTTFLATAAGMCAAVLADGVLRMIYGRR; encoded by the coding sequence ATGATCAACCTGATCTGGGCGGCGATGATCTTGTCGGGGATTATCATGGCGGCAGTAAAGGGAAAGCCTGAGGTCATTACCCAGTCCGCTTTCCAATCCGCCCAGGCGGCGGTGAAGTATTCTCTGGAGCTGGCAGGCATAATGAGTTTCTGGCTGGGGATGATGAGAATTGCGGAAGAGGCGGGTCTGGTGGCGGCCTTTGCCCGGGTTTTGAGACCGCTCATGCGGCTGCTCTTTCCTTCGGTGCCCCCTCAGCACCCGGCCGTGGGCGCCATGGTAATGAACCTGAGCGCAAACATCCTGGGACTTGGGAATGCTGCCACTCCCTTCGGTCTTAAGGCCATGCAGGAACTGCAGAGCATCAATCCGGCAAAGGAAAGGGCAAGTCCGGCCATGTGCACGTTCCTGGCGATAAACACAGCCTGTATTACCCTGATGCCCACCATGATTATCGGTATCCGGGCAGCCGCTGGTTCGGCCGATCCCACCGAAATCGTGGGGACCACTTTTTTGGCGACGGCAGCAGGCATGTGCGCGGCTGTGCTGGCTGACGGTGTTCTGCGCATGATTTACGGCAGGAGATGA